One genomic segment of Chryseobacterium phocaeense includes these proteins:
- a CDS encoding GNAT family acetyltransferase has product MKKLNKEKMKSILAGGEICLECAIGYYPVIIDGRCHCIPWE; this is encoded by the coding sequence ATGAAAAAATTAAACAAAGAGAAAATGAAATCCATTCTGGCCGGAGGAGAAATCTGCCTTGAATGTGCCATTGGATATTACCCGGTTATTATCGACGGAAGATGCCATTGTATTCCGTGGGAATAG